The genomic interval GCCGCATGCTGGCCCAGGTGGGCGTCAGCAAGGTCATCACCCTGACCTCGACCTACGACCACCGCATTATCCAGGGCGCCGAGTCGGGGACGTACCTGGCGAGGATCCATCAGTTGCTGCTGGGTGAGGACGGCTTCTACCAGGACGTGTTCCGCTCGATGGGCGTGCCCTACGAGCCCGTCGAGTGGCGACCGGACGTCAATCCTGTCGATCAGGAGCGCGGCCATCTGGTCAAGCAGATGCACGTGCAGACCCTGATCAACATGTACCGGGTCAGGGGCCACCTCATCGCCGACCTCGATCCGCTGGAGGCGCGTGCGCCGACGATGCATCAGGAGCTCGACCCCGCGACCTATGGCCTCACGCTGTGGGACCTCGACCGCGAGTTCCTCACCGACGGCCTGGCCGGGCGGGACATCCTCAGGCTGGGCGAGACGCTGGGCATCCTGCGGGACGCCTACTGCCGCACCGTCGGCGTCGAGTACATGCACATCTCGGAGCCCGACCAGAAGCGTTGGATCCAGGACCACGTCGAGGGCGTCCCGACCAGGCTCGGCGAGGAGGAGCAGCGTCATCTCCTCGGCCGGCTGAACGCGGCCGAGGCGTTCGAGCGCTTCCTGCACAGCAAGTACATCGGCCAGAAGCGATTCGGACTCGAGGGCGCCGAGTCGGCCATCCCGCTGCTCGACGCCGTGCTCGACGAGGCGGCCAAGGCCGGGACGTCCGAGGCCTTCATGGGCATGGCCCATCGGGGCCGGCTCAACGTGCTGGCCAACATCGTGGGCAAGTCCTACGGAGAGATCTTTCGTGAGTTCGAAGGCGACATCGACCCTGAGTCGGTGCAGGGATCGGGCGACGTCAAGTACCACAAGGGCGCCTCGGGCAAGTTCGTGGGTCTCTCGGGCGCCGAGCTGCCCGTCACCCTGGCGTCGAACCCCTCGCACCTCGAGGCGGTGGACCCGGTCGTCGAGGGCATGGCCCGGGCCCGGCAGGATCTGTCGGACGACGCGGCCACGTTTCCCGTGCTGTCGCTGCTGGTGCACGGTGACGCCGCCTTCGCCGGGCAGGGCGTGGTCGCCGAGACGCTCAACCTGTCCAACCTGCGTGGGTACCGGACCGGCGGGACCGTCCACCTCGTGATCAACAACCAGCTCGGCTTCACGACCGCACCCGAGGCAGCCCGCTCGAGCCTCTACGCCACGGACGTGGCCAAGATGGTCCAGGCGCCGATCTTCCACGTCAACGGGGACGACCCGGAGGCGTGCGTGCGGGTGGGCAGGCTGGCGTTCGCCTTCCGCCAGGCTTTCCGCAAGGACGTCGTCATCGACATGGTCTGCTACCGGCGGTACGGCCACAACGAGGGAGACGAGCCGAGCTACACCCAGCCCCAGATGTACGAGCGGATCGAGAGCAAGCGCTCCGTGCGCAAGCTCTACACCGAGGCCCTGGTGAAGCGCGGGGACATCACCCTGGAGGACGCCGAGCGAGCACTGGAGGACTTCAGGGCGCGCCTCGAGGCGGCGCTCGACCAGACGCGGTCGTCAGCCCCACCCCGACCCACCTCGCTGCCCGAGGTGAGGCCACCGCCGGCCCCGGCGGCGCCGATCGGGACGGCCGTGGAGCGGGCGGTGCTCGATCGCATCGCCGACCGGTTGCACCACCCGCCCGAGGGTGTCAGCGTCCATCCCAAGCTGGCCCGCCAGTTGGAGGCCAGGTCGAAGCTCTACGCCGGGGGCGAGGTGGACTGGTCGTTGGCGGAGGCCCTCGCCTTCGGGTCGCTGCTGTTGGAGGACACCGACGTCCGCCTCACGGGGCAGGACACCCGGCGGGGGACCTTCAGCCAACGGCACGCCGTGCTGGTCGACTACCACACCGGGGCCGAGCACCTCCCGCTGGCGACGCTGGCCGCCGAGGGCGGAAACGGTCGCCGCGGACGGTTCTTCGTCTACGACTCGTCGCTCTCGGAGTTCGCCGCCCTCGGCTTCGAGTACGGGTACTCGGTGGTCCACGGCGACGCCCTCGTCGCGTGGGAAGCGCAGTTCGGCGACTTCATCAACGAGGCCCAGGTCGTCGTCGACGAGTTCATCATGGCGGCCGAGGACAAGTGGGGCCAGAGCTCGTCGCTGGTGCTGCTGCTGCCGCACGGCTACGAAGGACAGGGTCCCGACCACTCCTCGGCCCGGATGGAGCGCTTCCTGACCCTGGCCGCCGAGGCCAACGCCACCCTGGTGAACCTCACGACCGCGGGCCAGTACTTCCACCTCCTGCGGTCCCAGGTGCGTCGGGAGATGCGCCGTCCGCTGGTGATCTTCACGCCCAAGTCGCTCCTGCGGTCGAAAGCGGCCCGCACGGCGATCGACGACCTCACCGACGGACACTTCCGGGCTGTGCTCGACGACCCCGCAACCGGCGAGGCCGGCGCCCGTGTGGATCCCTCCACTGTCGGGCGGGTGGTCCTCTGCGCCGGCAAGGTCGCCTTCGACGCCATGGCCGCCCGCGACGCCCTGCTCGAGCAGGGCGCCGGGCCGGTCACCGCGGTGGTCCGCGTGGAGCAGCTGTACCCGTGGCCCGAGGACGGTATCGCCACGTTGCTGGCCCGCTACGAGAAGGCCAGCGAGGTCGTATGGCTCCAGGAGGAGCCGGAGAACATGGGCGCCTGGGCCTTCGTCCACGGACGGCTCCACCGCCTGCTCCGCAACGACTTCACGCTCCGCCACGTCAGCCGGGTCGAGGCGGGGAGCCCGGCCACCGGTAGCACGGCCATGCACCAGCTGGAGTTGAAGGACCTGCTGGCTCGCGCCCTGGAGCCGTTCGACTAGCCGGCTACCGGAGCGCGAACCCCAAGATCGCCTCGAGCTCGGCGATCGCTCGAGCAGGGTCGTCCACCTTGATCGTGGTCATCCCCAGGGCCCGGGCCGACTTCAGGTTCACGCCCAGATCATCGAGGAAGACGGACTCGCCGGGGGCGACACCGAGCTCGGCGCAGGCCAGCTCGTAGAAGCGAGGGTCGGGCTTGCGCACCCCGATCCGACTCGACTCGACGATCACGTCGAACAGCTCACGGATCTCTCTCATCGGCGGATCGCCGTCCGGGAGGGTGAAGTTGTTCGTGAGTGCCGCGGTGCGCAGCCGCTCCTGGCAGCGGCGCACCGCAGTGACCATCTCCGGGCGGATCTCGCCGGCCAGCAGGCGCATCACGGCGGCGGCGTCGAGCTCATGACCAGCGCTGCGGGCCTCGGTCTCGAAGAGCCGGCAGAACTCCTCGAAGGTGACAGTGTTGCGCTCCAAGCGGGCCCAGGCGTTGTCGTCGCTGTTGGTGGCGTTGAGCGAGCGGATGAACCCGGTCGGCAGCCCGTGGGCCCGCTCGTACTCGGCGAAGGCCTCGAACGGG from Acidimicrobiales bacterium carries:
- a CDS encoding multifunctional oxoglutarate decarboxylase/oxoglutarate dehydrogenase thiamine pyrophosphate-binding subunit/dihydrolipoyllysine-residue succinyltransferase subunit — encoded protein: RMLAQVGVSKVITLTSTYDHRIIQGAESGTYLARIHQLLLGEDGFYQDVFRSMGVPYEPVEWRPDVNPVDQERGHLVKQMHVQTLINMYRVRGHLIADLDPLEARAPTMHQELDPATYGLTLWDLDREFLTDGLAGRDILRLGETLGILRDAYCRTVGVEYMHISEPDQKRWIQDHVEGVPTRLGEEEQRHLLGRLNAAEAFERFLHSKYIGQKRFGLEGAESAIPLLDAVLDEAAKAGTSEAFMGMAHRGRLNVLANIVGKSYGEIFREFEGDIDPESVQGSGDVKYHKGASGKFVGLSGAELPVTLASNPSHLEAVDPVVEGMARARQDLSDDAATFPVLSLLVHGDAAFAGQGVVAETLNLSNLRGYRTGGTVHLVINNQLGFTTAPEAARSSLYATDVAKMVQAPIFHVNGDDPEACVRVGRLAFAFRQAFRKDVVIDMVCYRRYGHNEGDEPSYTQPQMYERIESKRSVRKLYTEALVKRGDITLEDAERALEDFRARLEAALDQTRSSAPPRPTSLPEVRPPPAPAAPIGTAVERAVLDRIADRLHHPPEGVSVHPKLARQLEARSKLYAGGEVDWSLAEALAFGSLLLEDTDVRLTGQDTRRGTFSQRHAVLVDYHTGAEHLPLATLAAEGGNGRRGRFFVYDSSLSEFAALGFEYGYSVVHGDALVAWEAQFGDFINEAQVVVDEFIMAAEDKWGQSSSLVLLLPHGYEGQGPDHSSARMERFLTLAAEANATLVNLTTAGQYFHLLRSQVRREMRRPLVIFTPKSLLRSKAARTAIDDLTDGHFRAVLDDPATGEAGARVDPSTVGRVVLCAGKVAFDAMAARDALLEQGAGPVTAVVRVEQLYPWPEDGIATLLARYEKASEVVWLQEEPENMGAWAFVHGRLHRLLRNDFTLRHVSRVEAGSPATGSTAMHQLELKDLLARALEPFD
- a CDS encoding HAD-IA family hydrolase produces the protein MSELKAVLFDIGGVIITSPFEAFAEYERAHGLPTGFIRSLNATNSDDNAWARLERNTVTFEEFCRLFETEARSAGHELDAAAVMRLLAGEIRPEMVTAVRRCQERLRTAALTNNFTLPDGDPPMREIRELFDVIVESSRIGVRKPDPRFYELACAELGVAPGESVFLDDLGVNLKSARALGMTTIKVDDPARAIAELEAILGFALR